A stretch of Rhododendron vialii isolate Sample 1 chromosome 4a, ASM3025357v1 DNA encodes these proteins:
- the LOC131324681 gene encoding uncharacterized protein LOC131324681, whose translation MEGEKHHQHQKWLDESISNGLIRELDALTIRGLQFQHVEKGLLRFKFVIPEHLSDKDGNWHAGAIAVLIDDISVGVVFSSNRRISVSVNFDISYFSPAKIHEEVEIEGKVVAHKDRLTLVAITITKKDSGEMVAFAKQWMSSTSIQMTLGSSKL comes from the exons ATGGAAGGTGAGAAGCATCATCAGCACCAGAAATGGTTGGATGAAAGCATCTCAAATGGTTTAATTCGTGAACTGGATGCCCTTACTATACGCGGCCTTCAGTTCCAGCATGTTGAGAAAGGTCTCCTCCGCTTTAAATTCGTCATCCCAGAACACCTCTCC GACAAAGATGGAAATTGGCACGCCGGAGCAATAGCAGTCTTAATAGACGACATCAGCGTTGGTGTTGTGTTTTCCTCCAATAGACGTATCAGTGTCTCCGTCAATTTCGACATCTCTTACTTTTCACCGGCCAAGATACAT GAAGAAGTTGAGATAGAGGGGAAGGTTGTTGCGCACAAGGATAGACTAACGTTGGTTGCGATAACAATAACGAAAAAAGACAGCGGAGAGATGGTCGCTTTTGCTAAGCAATGGATGTCTTCAACTTCAATACAGATGACTCTTGGGTCTAGCAAGCTCTAA
- the LOC131324682 gene encoding uncharacterized protein LOC131324682, with protein sequence MMKERRERMEGEQGHPHTSKIWLEDISKGLLRELDAISLGGLHIQHVEKGLIRCKFLIPKHLSDKDGNWHAGAIAVLVDSISIAAAFSANGRVGVSVNFDISYFSAAKIHEEVEIEGKVAGHKDKLAMVMVRIGKKGSGEMVALAKQWVSSTSIGLGITLGSSKL encoded by the exons ATgatgaaagagagaagagagagaatggaagggGAGCAAGGTCATCCGCACACATCAAAAATATGGTTGGAAGACATTTCAAAGGGTTTACTTCGTGAACTGGATGCCATAAGTCTAGGCGGCCTTCACATCCAGCATGTGGAGAAAGGTCTCATCCGCTGTAAATTCCTCATCCCAAAACACCTCTCA GACAAAGATGGAAATTGGCACGCCGGAGCAATAGCAGTGCTAGTAGACAGCATCAGCATTGCTGCTGCATTCTCCGCCAATGGACGCGTTGGCGTCTCTGTGAATTTCGACATCTCTTACTTTTCAGCGGCCAAGATTCAT GAAGAAGTGGAGATAGAGGGGAAGGTTGCTGGGCATAAGGATAAACTGGCAATGGTTATGGTAAGAATAGGAAAGAAAGGAAGCGGAGAGATGGTTGCTTTAGCTAAGCAATGGGTGTCTTCAACTTCTATAGGATTAGGAATTACTCTAGGGTCAAGCAAGCTCTAA
- the LOC131323881 gene encoding uncharacterized protein LOC131323881: MQSTEEHITRFQVQCGEAGTIDALKLRLFPNSLTGIAFTWYINLPPNSVQTWAQLEEMFHQQFYRVEPEVTLVDLSCYRQTHLEFVESYLLRFKTARFKCKIVLPEAEYVCIALNGLGFEMKKKFYGTEFRDLFELSSKASHYEKFLAEEQDRKTTSKGTYYRDPNYEVAAVEAEADPDAFVKMEPTKQLAQNTFNKSTRTYTFNVGRAEAIFDQLLADKLLKLPFGHKIPTLEELKGKEYCKYHNSWNHTTNNCIVFRNDIQDKIERGEFKFPEKDKQPMGVDEQSTGPAQAGAGILIMMRVMSGLSELEGSRSRTLGGPDLRE; the protein is encoded by the exons ATGCAGTCGACGGAGGAGCACATTAccaggtttcaagttcaatgtggagaGGCTGGAACCATTGATGCACTAAAGTTGAGGCTTTTTCCCAACTCTCTTACTGGGATAGCCTtcacttggtacatcaacttgccaCCTAACTCGGTGCAGACCTGGGCACAGTTGGAGGAGATGTTCCACCAGCAATTCTACAGGGTAGAACCAGAAGTGACGTTGGTGGACCTCTCATGCTATCGTCAAACCCATCTAGAGTTTGTGGAGTCCTACCTCTTACGTTTCAAAACTGCTCGATTCAAATGCAAGATAGTCCTTCCAGAGGCCGAATACGTGTGTATAGCATTAAACGGcctgggctttgaaatgaagaagaagttttatggAACGGAGTTCAGAGACCTGTTCGAATTATCTTCTAAGgcttctcattatgaaaagttcttggcAGAAGAGCAGGACAGGAAGACGACATCTAAAGGGACGTATTACCGTGACCCTAATTACGAGGTTGCTGCAGTGGAAGCAGAGGCAGACCCAGAT gcctttgtcaagatggagccTACAAAGCAGCTAGCCCAGAACACTTTCAATAAGTCAACCAGGACCTATACATTCAACGTGGGTAGGGCTGaagctatctttgatcaactcctgGCCGACAAGTTGCTCAAACTGCCCTTTGGTCACAAGATTCCAACTCTGgaagaactgaagggcaaagagtatTGTAAGTATCACAATTCTTGGAATCATACTACGAAtaactgcatagtatttagaaatgatatccaggacaaaattgagCGGGGAGAGTTCAAATTCCCTGAGAAAGACAAGCAGCCCATGGGGGTGGATG AGCAGTCTACAGGTCCAGCCCAGGCAGGGGCTGGGATCCTTATTATGATGAGGGTGATGTCAGGACTGAGCGAGTTAGAAGGTTCGAGAAGCAGAACTCTTGGTGGTCCAGACCTTCGGGAGTGA